One Ictalurus furcatus strain D&B chromosome 7, Billie_1.0, whole genome shotgun sequence genomic window, ttttaattatcgattagttgttgcagccctacttaTTTTATGATGCTGAATCACTTGTTTGTCACATGTTCTATTGAAAGTTAGGTAAAAGAATATGGGGTGAAAAATTCTCACTGAAACTTTGGCAGCACCCCAGTAATGCCACCATGTATAATTAAATTTTATGTAGTCCTGGGTACCATACTATTCCGTTATGTGTGGCACCGTGGTCCTAAAGGACAACCTTTTGTTCTAATGTATACGAATTATATGGAGGACACACAacttttttcctgctttcagtAGATCTGAATCAACTAAACAGCCCTTCCTCATTTGAGGACAGGGAATACTCCAGGACCAGCATTGGGAACCTGTGGAGTCCTACATAAGCTGCAGTGTGATTGGGGTGCAAACATACCTGCACGATCCCTCTACACAGTAGACACTGGTCCAGACggctctcctcttcctccatgtCTTCCTGCTGTTGTTTCTTCTTAGCACGAACACAGCCGAAGGTCAGAGGGATGTGCAGAGGTGGCTGCAGCTGTGGCTCAAACTCCAGTTGGTATTCCTGCCTCAGCCAGCGCACGGTGAGGGGAAGACGACTCCAGGGTGCCACCCGCAGCATGTTGGAGAGCACGCGCCAGTGAAACTGCAAGCTGGATTCTTTACGTGTGCGCCGGGTCACGTGGGAGAGTCGGCGAGAGATGTGCGGGTGCTGCCACGCCCACTCGAActacagcaaagaaaaagacTTGCTTAATGTTGCTGGCCTGGTGATGTTGGACAACAGTTAcacaaaaattataattaatgtttatttttctgcttTCTTCCAGGACTACTGCATGACACAGAGTAAGAACCAGATGACCACTAACTTTAGCTAGAGCATCTCTAATGAAATTTACAAACAGGAAAGCCCTGCTTAATATACAAGCACTTATAAGAAACCTCTATGCAATAAGGTACAGGTGATAGTATACTGTTTTTGTAacggttttatttattcatcatttcatGCAGCCTAGCAAATGCACACAAACCCAAAATATCCTGAAAAGATTCTCTCTCACAGTGTAACATTAAAGACAAGTAGTGATCACATAGTTTGGGGCTggatgatttatttctttatttcaacTATTTTCTTAATTCATCTAATATTCTATATAGACTTTATAACGTGAATAATGATCAGCTAGCTAATTTGACAAAACTGACAGCATTACAAAACTGATTTATTACAGATGagaataaaattattaataagaTTGTGAAGAGATTACTCAGCACCACAAAAATCTCTGCAAATTGAAAAGGATGATGGTTTTAAGAGAGAATACAGGCCTAATATCCCTTGGAAGCccaataaaatgaaacataaagagATCACATTTGAGTGCTGTATGTGTGATGAAGATGCACACCTACCCTTAGAGCAGCAATATCAGATGGAAAGCCATGGATGATAAGCACCATCTCCCTACAGTCATACACAGAACAACAGCTTTTCAGTACACTGAGAATTTtccttaatatatatatatatatatatatatatatatatatatatatatatatatatatatatccccgtTTATTAGATACCTGGCTTATACCCACATTCATTCGTCATTTTATCAGGTACACCTCACATACAATTAGCAGCCAAATTATATCTGGTCAGTGGTTCCTTTTCCATTGATGGGTAATGTAGAGGAAGCTGATAAACTGTACGGTGACATCACTGTGCCTCCAGCAGTTTACGCTTATGTGCATACCCATGATCCCCTGCAGCAtccttattattttaatgtttactgCCACCGACTTGTTAGATTAAGCATTTAATGTTagtaatgtgttgttttttttgtctgtactgGTACATGTTATACCAGCATGCTGGTTTATGTTCATATGATTTAGCCTCTGTGTGAAGACAGGTGCATCTCCCACTGATTTCCCTGCCTAATTAGTTTTGTGACTTATCACCAAGATTGTGCACTGTAAGTGTGAGTTTTAGTATTGCCACCTTAGTTACTTTTTAGATGCCTTTAGAgagtctatttaaaaaaaaacagcctagCTCCTTTCTGAGCAGACATTAGCGACTGTCCTGCAATTTATACAGCTTTCCACCTCACATCTCAGCTGTTGGTTATATGAGTTGAGTGAGCAGATTCGGCTGACTCACTACCATTGTGTAATGCCTGACTGACCTGTTCTTGTACCAACCTATGTTcccaaacaaccaatcaccgatcaccattattcccaaacaaccaatcaccgatcactATTGTTtccaaacaaccaatcaccattgttcccaaccaaccaaccatgaCCCTTGTTCCCAAACAACCAACCACCGATGACTTTTGTTcccaaacaaccaatcactaatgACCCTTGTTCTCAAACAACCAACCACCGATCAACATTGTTCCaaaacaactaatcactgatcaacattaTTCCCAatcaactaatcactgatcaccattgttcccaaacaACTAATCACCTATGACCCTTGTTCCCAAACAACCAATCACGGATCAACATTATTCCCAAACAACTAATCACTGTTGTTCCTAAtaatcaatcactgatcacctttattatataaaattttattttctgttccgATAAACATCTATTCTGTatgtcttcagaaaatcttctTCATGTACCATGTTATGATCTTCAAATAATCAAGACGAGTcagtaaatatgcaaattagcctATGATATCATCTTGAGACTTCTAGTGACATTTGTCTTCATGCAGTAGCTATTGAAACACTTGGGGTCACTGGTTTGCCAAGAATAGTGCAATTTAATTGTGTTTACACTATTTCTGGTCAAGCTTCTTCCTCGCCGGAGTGTAACTCTATCTTATGCAGATGTACCTGATAACCTGAACACTGAGTGGGTGGATATGATCTTTGTCTTGTCTAAGCATAGCATTGGCCGTTAGTTGTTATTTACCACGGTCCTCTTCCGCTGGTCTTCTTCGCTCCACCTTTGTGTCTCCCAGCGTTGTGTTGGCCGATTCTCCGCTCGGGGTTCACAGTAAAGCCGACGTAAATGCGCCCCTTAAATTTGGGGTTGGTGCAGTAGAGCATGTACACTCCATAAAAGCTCTCCACCTCCACAACCATTGCAATACAACACTCCGCAACCCTCTCAAGCTGAAAATATCACTGATTTCCACAGCAACACTGCACCATCTTGATAAGCTACACTAAAGCACAGCTACCCTAAATACCGAGAATAACGGTGAAGGTAAAACCATTTCAGGAACTGCATATTAATTGTATTAATCTCCGAGTCATCACATCATTTGAACCAGTCCTTTAGTTTGAAAACAATCGGTTTTTAGTGCTGCTCAGATATCGCCtgacaaattttattttaaaattatacttAGCTTAGAATATAAAATGCATAACTtaacccaaataaataaaaaatattatttatatattgtttttatatattattttaaatgtaaaaaagacATGTTAAGTTGTATTtcatttcacacttttttttttacgttagGCAAGTAAGTAGGAGCCTATAGCTTTAAAGGACCCCCTGGTCTTCGCAGTGTGGAAATGaagggatctgattggctgcgtCCGAACTCACATACTATGACAGTACGCACTGCATTgccgttgaaacagtacgtactaatcagtatgtgtgtgtattatcccGGACTATATCAGTCGTGTTAGCATTGTCACGTGACCTATCGACGtcatcacaaacacaaaaatattaaacgAATTAACAgtttattcgggtattgttaaacaagtcctgtttaaccatggtttaatacttaaaaagaggcGACGCTGTCTTCtgcgggttttttttgttgtcgtcCGCATCAGTCCCGTTGCATCATGGGATTGTTTGACTCAAGTAGTGTGTGTGCATCACTTGCATAATACAAAATCTCGCCGGAAGCCGTGCGACATccaggtatttctcgcctactgagaattcggtCATACTCCATACTCCTCTGGCGGACTGCTTTACacctactatgtagtaggtaagtatgcggtttcggacgcagccattgGCTATGAGAAGTTGAGTAGGCG contains:
- the slx1b gene encoding structure-specific endonuclease subunit SLX1, with protein sequence MVVEVESFYGVYMLYCTNPKFKGRIYVGFTVNPERRIGQHNAGRHKGGAKKTSGRGPWEMVLIIHGFPSDIAALRFEWAWQHPHISRRLSHVTRRTRKESSLQFHWRVLSNMLRVAPWSRLPLTVRWLRQEYQLEFEPQLQPPLHIPLTFGCVRAKKKQQQEDMEEEESRLDQCLLCRGIVQTSDRLSCFHPSCKMVYHLICLAKHFLKSDPAHLLPVEGECPGCHHSVLWGNLVRHKNGCYGDLEEITSNSSQSHWADELQI